From a region of the Nerophis lumbriciformis linkage group LG06, RoL_Nlum_v2.1, whole genome shotgun sequence genome:
- the btbd10b gene encoding BTB/POZ domain-containing protein 10 isoform X1, which produces MLVYSCHISQARSSRVEAQRRKMSLLGAIGGCDRSRDRRRSSDRSRDSSHEREGQLTPCIRNLTSPTRQNNIDRDRDGGPSSRPSSPRPQRVSPSGSSSSGVVSSRNSSLSSTEGTFKSLAVGDMVFVYENSKEGTAGANVCNRNIRTSERVTLIVDNTRFVVDPSIFTAQPNTMLGRMFGSGREHNFTRPNEKGEFEVAEGISSTVFRAILDYYKSGIIRCPDGISIPELREACDYLCISFDYSTIKCRDLSALMHELSNDGARQQFEFYLEEMVLPLMVASAQSGERECHIVVLTDDDVVDWDEEYPPQMGEEYSQIIYSTKLYRFFKYIENRDVAKSVLKERGLKKIRLGIEGYPTYKEKVKKRPGGRPEVIYNYVQRPFIRMSWEKEEGKSRHVDFQCVKSKSITNLAAAAADIPQDQLVVMHPGPQVDELDILPNHPPSGNHYSNNYSNEPDLDGPSPAV; this is translated from the exons ATGCTTGTATATTCTTGCCACAT CAGTCAAGCCCGGTCATCTCGAGTGGAGGCACAACGGAGGAAAATGAGCCTGCTTGGTGCCATTGGGGGCTGCGACCGCTCACGTGACCGCCGCCGCTCTAGCGATCGCTCCAGGGATTCCTCGCATGAGAGAGAGGGGCAGCTTACCCCTTGCATTCGCAACCTCACCTCACCAACCCGCCAAAACAACATAG ACCGTGACCGTGATGGCGGTCCATCATCAAGGCCCAGCAGTCCTCGACCACAAAGAGTTTCTCCCAGCGGCTCCAGCAGCAGCGGAGTGGTTAGCAGCCGCAACAGCAGCCTGTCCAGCACTGAAGGAACGTTCAAAAGTTTGGCTGTCGGAGATATGGTTTTTGTGTACGAGAACTCAAAGGAAGGCACAGCCGGTGCCAATGTCTGCAACCGAAACATCCGGACGTCAGAGAGAGTTACGCTAATCGTTGACAACACACGCTTTGTGGTCGACCCCTCCATTTTCACTGCACAGCCTAATACAATGTTGGGCAG GATGTTTGGATCGGGACGAGAGCATAATTTCACACGGCCCAATGAGAAGGGAGAGTTTGAAGTTGCTGAAGGAATTAGCTCAACAGTTTTCCGAGCAATTCTG GATTATTACAAATCAGGCATCATTCGTTGTCCTGATGGAATCTCTATTCCTGAGTTGCGGGAGGCGTGTGACTATCTATGCATCTCTTTTGACTACAGCACCATCAAATGCAGAGACCTCA GTGCTCTCATGCACGAGCTCTCCAATGATGGCGCTCGGCAACAGTTTGAATTTTACCTTGAAGAAATGGTTCTACCTCTGATGGTGGCGAGCGCCCAGAGCGGCGAGAGAGAGTGTCACATCGTCGTCCTCACCGACGACGACGTAGTGGACTGGGATGAAGAATACCCCCCACAGATGGGAGAGGAGTACTCTCAAA TCATCTACAGTACAAAGCTCTACAGATTCTTCAAGTACATCGAGAATAGAGATGTAGCCAAATCGGTGTTGAAGGAAAGGGGATTGAAGAAAATAAGGCTGGGCATTGAAG GTTACCCCACATATAAAGAGAAGGTGAAGAAACGCCCAGGAGGTCGCCCGGAGGTCATTTACAACTACGTCCAGAGGCCCTTCATCCGCATGTCGTGGGAGAAGGAGGAGGGCAAGAGCCGCCATGTGGACTTCCAGTGTGTCAAATCCAAATCCATCACCAACCTGGCAGCGGCAGCAGCAGACATCCCCCAGGACCAGCTGGTGGTCATGCACCCGGGACCCCAGGTGGACGAACTGGACATCCTGCCCAACCACCCACCCAGCGGGAACCATTACAGCAACAACTACAGTAACGAGCCTGACCTCGATGGACCGTCGCCCGCCGTCTGA
- the btbd10b gene encoding BTB/POZ domain-containing protein 10 isoform X2 — protein sequence MSLLGAIGGCDRSRDRRRSSDRSRDSSHEREGQLTPCIRNLTSPTRQNNIDRDRDGGPSSRPSSPRPQRVSPSGSSSSGVVSSRNSSLSSTEGTFKSLAVGDMVFVYENSKEGTAGANVCNRNIRTSERVTLIVDNTRFVVDPSIFTAQPNTMLGRMFGSGREHNFTRPNEKGEFEVAEGISSTVFRAILDYYKSGIIRCPDGISIPELREACDYLCISFDYSTIKCRDLSALMHELSNDGARQQFEFYLEEMVLPLMVASAQSGERECHIVVLTDDDVVDWDEEYPPQMGEEYSQIIYSTKLYRFFKYIENRDVAKSVLKERGLKKIRLGIEGYPTYKEKVKKRPGGRPEVIYNYVQRPFIRMSWEKEEGKSRHVDFQCVKSKSITNLAAAAADIPQDQLVVMHPGPQVDELDILPNHPPSGNHYSNNYSNEPDLDGPSPAV from the exons ATGAGCCTGCTTGGTGCCATTGGGGGCTGCGACCGCTCACGTGACCGCCGCCGCTCTAGCGATCGCTCCAGGGATTCCTCGCATGAGAGAGAGGGGCAGCTTACCCCTTGCATTCGCAACCTCACCTCACCAACCCGCCAAAACAACATAG ACCGTGACCGTGATGGCGGTCCATCATCAAGGCCCAGCAGTCCTCGACCACAAAGAGTTTCTCCCAGCGGCTCCAGCAGCAGCGGAGTGGTTAGCAGCCGCAACAGCAGCCTGTCCAGCACTGAAGGAACGTTCAAAAGTTTGGCTGTCGGAGATATGGTTTTTGTGTACGAGAACTCAAAGGAAGGCACAGCCGGTGCCAATGTCTGCAACCGAAACATCCGGACGTCAGAGAGAGTTACGCTAATCGTTGACAACACACGCTTTGTGGTCGACCCCTCCATTTTCACTGCACAGCCTAATACAATGTTGGGCAG GATGTTTGGATCGGGACGAGAGCATAATTTCACACGGCCCAATGAGAAGGGAGAGTTTGAAGTTGCTGAAGGAATTAGCTCAACAGTTTTCCGAGCAATTCTG GATTATTACAAATCAGGCATCATTCGTTGTCCTGATGGAATCTCTATTCCTGAGTTGCGGGAGGCGTGTGACTATCTATGCATCTCTTTTGACTACAGCACCATCAAATGCAGAGACCTCA GTGCTCTCATGCACGAGCTCTCCAATGATGGCGCTCGGCAACAGTTTGAATTTTACCTTGAAGAAATGGTTCTACCTCTGATGGTGGCGAGCGCCCAGAGCGGCGAGAGAGAGTGTCACATCGTCGTCCTCACCGACGACGACGTAGTGGACTGGGATGAAGAATACCCCCCACAGATGGGAGAGGAGTACTCTCAAA TCATCTACAGTACAAAGCTCTACAGATTCTTCAAGTACATCGAGAATAGAGATGTAGCCAAATCGGTGTTGAAGGAAAGGGGATTGAAGAAAATAAGGCTGGGCATTGAAG GTTACCCCACATATAAAGAGAAGGTGAAGAAACGCCCAGGAGGTCGCCCGGAGGTCATTTACAACTACGTCCAGAGGCCCTTCATCCGCATGTCGTGGGAGAAGGAGGAGGGCAAGAGCCGCCATGTGGACTTCCAGTGTGTCAAATCCAAATCCATCACCAACCTGGCAGCGGCAGCAGCAGACATCCCCCAGGACCAGCTGGTGGTCATGCACCCGGGACCCCAGGTGGACGAACTGGACATCCTGCCCAACCACCCACCCAGCGGGAACCATTACAGCAACAACTACAGTAACGAGCCTGACCTCGATGGACCGTCGCCCGCCGTCTGA